The genomic interval CTCCTGCAGCGTCTTCGGCGAGATCCCGGCGGTGAGGCCCGGCTGCTGGAGGAAGACGAGCACGCGGTACGACTGTGAATGGCGCGCGTGGTAGTCGTAGAAGTAGTCCCAGACGCGCTTGAGTTGGCGGTCGGGGGAGAACCCCGAAGCCATGATCTTCTCGATCGCCTCGCTCATGCGCTGCATGCTCTCGAAGAGCAGCGACACGTAGAGGTCTTCCTTGGAGCGGTAGTAGAGGTAAATCGTCCCGACCGAGACCTCGGCCTGCCGCGCGATGTCCTCCATCGTCGCGCGCGAGAAGCCCTTCTCGGCGAAGACGCGGACGGCTGCCGCTTGGATGGCCGACTTCCTGGCGCGACGCTCGCGGACTTTTCGGTGCGCGGTTCCCATACGGCTATTATCGGCCTTTGAAGACCGGCGTGCGTTTTTGAAAGAACGCGCGCGGCCCTTCCTGAGCGTCTTCGCTCTGACGCACCGGCTCGGCGAGAAGCTGTTCGAGCCGCAACGCCTCGTCCATTGGCAGGTGGAGGCCGCGGTAGACCGCCTGTTTCGCCGCCTGCACCGCCAGGGGACCGTTCCGGCAGATACGCTCGGCCAGCGTTACCGCGGCGTCGAGCAGGTCGGCGGGGGGTACGACGCGGTTCACGATGCCGAGCCGCCAGGCCTCGGCTGCCGTGATCCGTTCGCCGGTCAGAATCATCTCGAGCGCCCAGCCGAGAGGGGCCACGCGAGCGAGGCGCTGCGTTCCGCCGGCGCCCGGCATGATGCCCAGGCTCACCTCGGGCAGGCCGAAGGTGGCGGTGTCCGACGCAATCCGGATGTCGCACGCAAGCGCCAGCTCGAACCCCCCGGCGAGGCAGTAGCCGTTGACGGCTGCGATGATCGGTTTCCAGACGTCGAGGTTGCGGGTGAGGCCGCCGAGCCCCGGCTCCCTCTCGCCGCGCGCCAGACGCTCCGCCGAGGTCAGCGAGCGGTAGAACTCGCCGACGCTTCTCAAGTCCGCGCCGGCGCAGAATGCGTCGCTCCCGGCGCCGGTGAGCACAGCGACCCGCAGATCGGCACGGTCGCGCAGCTGTCGCCACGCGTCGGCCAGCGCCTCGCCGGTCGCCGGGTCGATGGCATTGCGGACCTCGGGGCGATCGATCGTGACGATCGCGATGTGGCCACGGGTCTCGAAGCGGACGCTCATCCTCTAGTCTCCTTCTCCGACAGGCCGGAACACCGGCAGCGCGATGTCGCCGGCCGACTGGAACTCGACGCGCACGGGCATGCCCACGCGCACGCGCTCCGGCGCGACGCCAACGACGTTGCTCACCAGACGCGGCCCCTCCGCGAGTTCTACCACAGCGACCACGTAGGGCACCAACGGCTGGAACGCGGGGTGGTAGCTGCGGTGATAGACGGCAAAGGTGACCACCGTGCCTTCGCCAGCGGACGCCACCCACGTGACCGCATCGCTCCAGCAGTGCGGGCACACCACCGATCCCGGGAGCCACCGGAACCGGCAGGCCCGGCATTCCTGGACGCGAAGCTCGCCCTGCGCGCAGCCTTCCCAGAAGGGCGCGGTGACGGCATCGGGGACCGGAGCGGGGCGAGGTGTGTCCGCCATCAGTCCCGGCACAGGATCACAGTCGCGTGCGTGTTCATCCCGAGACCGTGGCCGCTCACCAGGGCGACCTCGGCCTCCTCGACCTGTCTCGCGCCGCACTCGCCGCGCAGCTGGCGGACCGCCTCGATGACATGGAACATCCCGCCTCCAAACCCTTCGGACAGCAGGCCGCCGGCAGTGTTGGTGGGCAAACGCCCGCCGAGGCGGAGGTGGCCGTCGGCGACGAACGCGCCCGCGGCGCCCTTCGCGCAGAAGCCGTAGTCCTCGAGCTGCATGAGCACGACGATCGTGAAGCAGTCGTAGAGCTGAGCGATGTCCACGTCGTCGTGCGTGATGCCGGCCATTCCGAACGCGATCGGGCCCGACTCCCGCGCCGGCAGCGTGGTCAGGTAGTCGGCGCCGGCGAGGCCCGTCAAGTTGTGCGCCTGTCCGAACCCGGCGATCCGGATCCCTCCGCGGGACAGGTCACGCGCTCGCTCGGCAGACGTGACGACGACAGCGCCGGCGCCGTCGGAGATCAGGCAGCAGTCGAGCACGCGCAATGGCTCGACGAGATACGGCGATTCCAGGTATTCGCCGAGCGGGAGGGGAGCCCGCTGCTGCGCGTGCGGCGTGAGGCCGGCGTGTTGCCGGAAGGTTACAGCGACTTCCCCGAGGTGCTCCGGCCGGGTACCGTAGACGGCCATGTGACGGCGCGCCGCGAGCGCGTGCAGTCCCGCCGCGCCGAACAGTCCAAAGGCGGAGCCGTCGCCGCGGCCGTAGCTCCAGGTTCCCCGGGCCATGGAGGGCGCGTCGCCGAACACGCACACGCACACGTTGCAGAGGCCGGCGGCGACGGCCATCGCGGCGCGCTGCACCATGGCCACGCAGCTCGCCCCACCGAGAACCTCCGAAGACGTGTAGCGGGGATTCAGCCCGAGCATCGCGCCGAGGCGCAAGAAGTGCGGCGTGATGCCTTCGATGACCCCCTGTGAGTATCCGGGTTCCGTGATCAGGCCATCCACGTCCTGCGGCCTGAGCCCCGCATCTGCCACGGCCGCGCGCACGGCCTCCGCCTGCAGCGCCCACGCCGAGCGGTTCAGTCGAGGGGCGAGGCTCGTGTGGCCGACGCCGACGATGCGGGCGCTGGTCGGCACCGCCGCCTGACTACCTTCCGATGAACCGCGGAGCCCGGCGCTCGCGGAACGCGGCGACGCCCTCGCGGTGATCGGCCGTGTGCCAGAGCAACGACTGGGCGTGCGCCTCCAGCTCGAGGAACTGCTCGAAATCGAGATCGAGCCCTCGCTGGAGGAGGGTCTTCGTCGCGCCGAGCGCCCGCGTGGCGCCCTGAGCCAACTCGCGCGCGAGCGCCGCGCCCTCGCTCTCGAGCGCGTCCTTCGCGACGGCGCGCGTGATCAGTCCGATGTCCGCGGCCTCGCGCGCGGTGAACGCGCGGCCGCTCATCAGCAGCTCCTTCGCGCGCCTGACGCCGACCAAGCGGGGCACGGTGTAGAGCGCGCCGAGGTCGGGGACGATCCCGAGGCGCACGAACGGAAACGAGAGCGTGGCCGTCTCCACGGCCAGCACGAAATCGCAGGTGAGCGCAAGCGAGAGGCCGCCGCCGACCGCTGCGCCGTTGACGAGCGCCACGGTGGGCCGCTCGAGGGCCCAGAGCGCCTTCAGCACCTCGAGGCCGTCCAGCAGCGCCCGCCGGCTCTCGACAGGCGGGGCCTGCGCGAGCGCATGGATGGCCTCGAAGTCGCCGCCCGCCGAGAAGGCGGGGCCGTTGCCGGTGAGGACGACCGCGCGCACGCTGTCGTCTCTCTGGAGCTCCCGGAACGTTCCCGTCAACTCGCTGATTAGCGCCATGTTCAGCGCGTTCATCTTCTCCGGGCGGTTCAGGCGCACGGTGGCCACGCCGTCGCTGCGCTCGACGATCACGGTCTGCATGGTTCGCTCCTCAGAGCCCGAGCTGGCGGGCGATGATGTTCCGGTGGATCTGCGAGGTGCCCTCGCCGATCTCGAAGAGCTTCACGTCTCGGTAGAGCCGCTGGATCGGCGACTCCAGGACGTAGCCGTAGCCCCCGTGGAGCTGGAGCGCGTCGTTCGCGAGGCGCGTGGCCGTCTCGGTGGCGAAGAGCTTGGCCATGGACGCTTCCTTTATATGGGGGAGCCCAGCGTCGGCGAGCCAGGCGGCCTGGTAAGTGAGGAGCCGGGCGGCTTCGAGCGCCGTCGCCATGTCGGCGAGCATCCACTGGACGCCCTGGAACTTTCCGATGGGCTGACCGAACTGCTGGCGCTGCTTCACGTACGCGAGCGTCGCCTCCAGCGCCGCCCGGCCCGTGCCCACGGCGTACGCGGCCGCGGTGATCCGGCCGGCCGTCAGCGTCTGCATCGCGGTCATGGCGCCGCGGTTCTCCTCGCCCAGGAGCGCGTCGGCGGACACCTCGCAGCCGTCGAAGGAGAGCTCGGCCGTCTGGGAGGCGCGCATCCCCATCGTCTCGATCCTGCGGCCCACCGTGAAGCCGGCCAACCCGCGATCCACGAGGAAGAGCGAGAGCCCCCTGACACCCTGGCCCGGCGCCGTCGAGGCGGTGAGCACGACGAAGTCGGCGAACGGGCCGTTCGTCGTGAACATCTTGGTCCCGCTGATCCGATAGCCCGTGGCCGTTTTCTCCGCGCGGCAGGTGATCGAGCCCGGGTCGGAGCCGGCGCCCGGCTCGGCGAAGGACCACGCGCCGATCTTCTCGCCGGCGATCCCGGGGCGGAGATAGCGCTCCTTCTGGGCATGGGTACCGAAGACGCTGATCGCGGTCAGCGCGAGCGCCACGTGGACGTAGAAGCCGAGCGCGATGCCCGCCGAGGCGCGGCCCAGCTCCTCGGCGAGGATCGCGTAGGTCACGCTGCCCTGGCCCGCGCCGCCCCACTCCGTCGGGAACTTCACGCCGAGCCAGCCGAGCCGGCCGAGCGTCTTGAAGAGGTGGAGCGGGAACTTGCCGCGCGCGTCGCACTCGCCCGCGATCGGGACGATCTCGCGCTCGCAGAACGCGGCCACGCTCCGGCGGAACTCGAGTTGCTCGGGCGTGAAAGCAAACTCCATCCTAGCCTCCTTGGCCGTACCGCTCACGGAGGACGCCCTTGAGGACCTTCCCCGTCGGGTTCCGCGGGAGCGGCTCGGACGATACGATGACCGACTTCGGAATCTTGTAGCGCGCGATCTTTCCCTGGCAGAAGGCGGCCAGCTCCTCGTGGCTCACCCGGGCGCTCCGGGGCGGACGACGATGCGGATCGGGTCGCCCTCCTTGGTGAACGCCCGGCGGAACCCCTCGTTGATCGCGTCGAGCGGGATCACGTCGGTCACGGAGGACGAGAGATCGAGCGTGCCCTCGGCGACGAGACGGATGACCGCCTCGACCTCCGCGCGGTCGAAGCCCATGGAGGCGAGCACGGCCAGCTCGCCACCGACGAAGGAGCGGAGCGGCGGCAGCTCGACCCTGTCGCCGCCGACGCCCGCGACGACCGCGCGCCCGCCGCGCTTGAGGCTTCGCATCGCCTCGGTGACGGAGGCCTTGAGGCCGACGAACTCGACGGCGAGGTCCACGCCTTCGCCTGCCGTGAGCGCGCGGATCTGCTTCGCCACCTCCCCGCTCGAGGCGTCGATGGCCTGAGTGGCGCCGGCTTCCTCGGCGCGTCTCAGCGCTCCGCGCGCGACGTCCACGCCGATGATCTGAGAGGCGCCGAGGAGCTTCGCGATCTTGATCCCGTGAAAGCCGAGGCCGCCGCAGCCGAAGATGGCGACGCGCTCACCCTGTTTGAGCTGGCCGCGGTGGACGATGGCGCGGTAGGCCGTCGAGACCGCGTCCGCCACGATCGCGCCGACGGGGAAGGACACCTCGGCAGGCAGGGGCAGGAGGCACGAGGCCGGGAGCGTGATCGACTCGGCAAAGGCGCCCTCGCGGTTGACCCCGAGCACCTGCGCTTGGGGGCACAAGACCTCGCGCCCCTGCCGGCACGCGTAGCACGCGCCGCACGCGACGGTGGGGAAGATCGTCACGCGGTCGCCCGCCTTCCAGCGCGTGACCCCGGGGCCGACCGCGGCGACCACGCCCGCGGCCTCGTGGCCGAGGACGATCGGTGTCTTCGGGAGCTGGATCGTCCCCTCGATCGCGATGTGGAGGTCGGTGCCGCAGATTCCGCACGCCTCCACGGCGACCCGGACTTCGCCTTCGCCCGGCAGCCCCGCCTCGACCTCCTCGATCCTCAGCGGCTCCTTCGCCGCGTAGAACCTCGCCGCGCGCATCAGTAGAGCGGCGGGAAGAACTGCCAGCCGGTAACCGGTACGAGCTTCCCCTTCTCGGCGCGCATGAGCATGACCGCGTTGAGGCCGTGGCGGCGGGTCGGGCCGAACGTGATCGCCGCGCCGATCCCCTCGGCCCTGAAGTCCTTGACGGTTTCGAGCGCCGCGATGAACTTCTCGCGTGTGACATCGCGCCCGGCGCGCTTGAGCCCTTCGACCGTGAGCATCATCGAGACCGCGCCGTAAAGCCCCGCGTACTCCTTGCCCTTCAAGCTCGGCTCGTACTTCGTGAGGATCTCGATCGCCCGCATCGCTTCCGGCGCCGTGAGCGGGCCGACCTGACCGGCGACGTTGACGTAGGCGCCTTCCCACAGCTCGCCCGCGAGCGTGAACATCAGGGGGTCCGCCAGCGTGAACGAGGCCATCACGGTCGGGCGATAGCCGTGGGTCGCCATCTCCTTGAGGATCAGGGCGCCGTGCGTGGTCGTGGGGTACAGGATCACGACCTCGGCGCCGGACTCCTTCAGCTTGAGCGCGTGAGTGCCGAGCGCCCGGTCGGAGAGCTCGTAGGCGACCTCGCCGACGAGCTGGGCGCCGCCGACGGCCGCGACGGCCTTGCGGACGCCGTCGAGACCACCCTTACCGTACTCGTCGTTCTGGTAGAAGACGGCGAGTTTCTTCGCCTTGAGCTGGCGGAGGGCGTGGGTCGCGAGGAACTCGCCCTCGGGCGGGTAGTCGGTGTTGATGACGAAGACGCCCTGCATGCGCTCGCGTGTCTCGCGGGTGAAGATGCGGGCGTTTCCGAACGGCGCCACGAGCGGCACCCCGGCGCCGATGGCGACGTCCTTGGCAGCGGCGACGATCGCCGTGCCGAGGAGGCCGACGACGGCGAAGACCGAGTCCTTCATCTCGGTGACGTTGGCGACGGCGCGGCCGGGGACGTAGCCGTCGTCCTTGATCACGAGGCGGATTTTTCTTCCGTGGACGCCGCCCTGCTCGTTGACGTGGGCCGCCCACGCCTCCATGCCGCGCGCCGTGTTTCCCCAGGCTGCCGCCGGACCCGACAGCGGGGTCGAGGTGCCGAGGACGATCTCTGTATCCGTCACCCCCGGCACGCGACTCTGGGCCGGCGCGGTGACAGCGACGGCAAACAGGACGGCAAACAGGACGGCGACGCCGAGCGCTACGATCGGAACGCTTCGCATGATGTCCCCTCTCAGCGCCCGCGGAAGACGGGCGCCCGCTTGTCGCGGAAGGCTGTGAGTCCTTCGCGATGATCCTCGCTCTGGAAGCAGAGCGCCTGCACGTAGGCCTCGTATTCGAAATCGCTCGCGATGTCCCGGGTGAGGCCGTCGTAGAGCGCGCGTTTGGTGAACTGGAGCGCGAGCGGCGGTCCCGCGGCGAGGCGCCTGACGATGTCCTCAGTCGTTCGATCGAGCTCGGCCGCGGGCACGGCGCGGTGGATGAGCCCAATGCGCTCCGCCTCCGCCGCGCCGATCGTCTCGCCCAGGAACAGCAGCTCGACCGCCTTGGCGACGCCGACGAGCCGCGGCAGGAGGTAGCTCACGCCGGCGTCGGCGCCGCTCAGGCCGACACGGGTGAAGACGAAGCCCATGCGGGCGTCGTCGCGGGCAAGGCGCAGGTCGCACGCCATCACGATCCCGAGCGAGCCGCCGAAGGCATCGCCATTCAGCTTCGCCACGACGGGCAGCGGGAGCTCGCGGAGTCGCCGGGCGACCTCACAGTAGATCCTGACGCTGTGGTCGATGGAGAACGTGTTACCCGCGACTTGGTCCATCGAACCGATATCGCCCCCCGCGCTGAAGGCGCGCCCGGCGCCGGTGACCACCAGGACACGCGCGTTCGCGCTCTTGGCGAGCCTTGCGAGCGCCTCGCAGAGCTCCTCGCCCATCCGTACGTTGAGGGCGTTGAGCTTCTCCGGCCGGTGGAGGGTCAGGGTCGCGACGGCGTCGGCTTCTTCGACCGTGATGGTCTCGAATGTCATTGTGTCTCCCGTTCTTCGCTCGTGATCGCGTCCGATGTGGAGTTCGGGAAGATGTAGAATGTCCCGGTGGCGGTGGCGACGAGATGTCCCCCGTCGTCCCTGACATCGGCCCGCGTGACGGCGATTCGTTCATGGCGACTCACGACCTCGCCTTCGACCGTCAGCGTGCCACCCATGACCGCGCGCAGGAAGCGCACCTGGACTTCCATCGCGGTCGTGCGTTCCCCTTTCGGAAGCGTCGAGAAGACCGCCGACCCCATTGCCACGTCGGTGAGGGTGAACGTGACCCCTCCGTGGAGGACCCCGTTCGGGTTGTAGTGGCGCCCGTCGATCGTGAGCGAGCAGCGCGAGCGTCCATCCCCGAGCGCGAGCGCCTGGATGCCCACCAGTCCGCCGAAGTCGCGAGCGTCATGCGGTGGGATCGCGGGCATCCTCCGTCCTCTCAGGCTCTGCCCGTGCGCCGCTTGGCGTGGCGGGCGGGCAGGGGCCGCTCGGCGGGGCCCGCGTAGCGCGCGCCGAGTTCTGGCGGAATGATCCGCAAAGGATGGCCCTCGCGGATCTCCTCGGTCGTGTGGGCGATGAGCGCGGGGAGATAGGAGAGGACGCCGAGCCCGACCATCTCGAGCGGGTCGAAGCCGATCTCGAGCAACACCGCCGCGATCACGCCGGCGAGGTTCGCCGGCAGCGGGTGGTTGAAGCGCCGCGTGGCCTCGCGCGCGACCGCGTCGAAGAGCTGCGCGCGTTTGCCCCACACGCCGAGCGTTTTCGCGACCTCCGTGAGCGCCGCGGCGCGCGGCTCAACGCGCTTGTGCACCGGGTGGCCGAGGCCGGGGATCCGGCGCTTATCCTTCGCGTACGACTCGACGGTGCGGCGCGCCGCCTCGGCGAGCGAGAGGCGGCGTTTCGTCCGCTCGCGGTGGGCCGCGGCCAGCATCTCGGCGCACTCGCGCGGCGAGCCCGTGACCGACCCGAAGGCGATGACGCCCGCGGCGATCGCCGCCGCCGGCGCCTCGGGCGCCGCCGAGGCGGCGAAGCGCGCGGGCGGGACGGCGGAGCTGATGAACGCCTGATCGAGCCCCGAGCGCAGCACGGCGTCGAGGGCCTGGGCCTGGGCGCGCGTCGGGAGCTCGCCGCGGATGACGAGGTACGCGGCTTCGGCGAAGCTGACGTTGCGGATCAGCTCCTCGGCGCGGTAGCCGCGGACGAGGATCTTGCCCGCCTCGGCCCAGCCGATCTTTGTCGTCCAGTAGCCCTGCCACGAGTCGGCGCGAGCCTTCTTCACGCCCGGCCCCCGGCGCCGTGGACCATCCGCCCCTGGCCCGCCCAGTACTGGGCCTTGACGTCGCGCCGCGAGATCTTCCCGACGGGCGTCTTCGGCAGGGACGCGCGGATCTCGAGCGACTTGGGCGCTTTGAACGGCGCGAGCCGCTCCTTCGCGAACGCGAGCAGCTCCGCCTCGCCGACGGTCTGCCCGCTCTTGAGGGCGACGACCGCCTTCACCGCCTCGCCCCACTTCTCGTCGGGAACGCCGATGACGGCGGCCTCCAGCACGGCGGGGTGCTGGTAGAGGACCTCCTCCACCTCGCGCGGGTAGACGTTCATCCCGCCGGTGATGATCATGTCGCCCTTGCGGTCCACGAGGTAGATGTAGCCGTCCTCGTCCACGCGCGCGAGGTCGCCGAAGTGGAGCCACCCGTCGACGATCGTTTGCGCGGTCAGCTCGGGCAGGTTCCAGTAGCCGGCCGTCATCCACGGCGCGCGCACGCACGCCTCGCCGACGTCGCCTGGGGACACGTCGCGCCCCTGCTCGTCGAGGATGCGCACCCGGCCGCCGAGCGAGTTCTCGCGCCCGCACGAGAGCAGGCGATCCTCGTGGCCCTCGAGCGCCGCCCGGTGCTCCACGGGTGTCATGTGGGTGTTGAGGCCGTAGGCCTCGGTGCCGCCCCAGCCCGTGTGCAGGATCGAGCCGAAGCGCTCGATCGCCCGGCGCACGAGGGCGGACGAGGCGGGCGCCGCGGCGTAGCAGATGAAGCGGAGGCTCGAGAGGTCGTGGCGGTCGATCTCGGGGTGGCCGAGGAACATCTGGAGCAGGGTGGGGATCGCGAGGAGGTGCGTCACCCGGTGGCGCTCGATCGCCGCGAACGTCTGGACGGGATCGGGCGCCTGGAGGATCACGGCTGTGCTTCCCGCGACCCAGCCGGAGTCCATGAGGCGCGCGGCGAAGTGGCTCATCGGCGTGTACAGGAGCCCGACGTCGCCCGGTTGGCGTCGCGCGATCTCGACCCAGGCGAACATCGCCGCCTGCGTGGTGGCAAAGGTGTGGACCACACCCTTGGGCTTCCCCGTCGTGCCTGAGGTGTAGAGGATCTGGCCGAGGTCGCCCTCCTTGCCGCGGATGACCGGGGCCTCGCCGGCGTGGCTCGTCAGGAGCTGCTCGTAGTCGAGCGCGCCGTCGCCGCCGCCGACAGTGAGCACGTGAGCGACACCGGGCACGCGCTCCTTCAGCGTGCGCGCGCGCGTGCCCAGCGCGGCCACGGGGGCGATCAGGACGCGGGCGCCGCAGTCCTGGACTACGTAGGCGTGATCGGCCTCGGTGAGCATCCCGAGTATCGGGACAAACGCCGCGCCGGCGCGGGCGGCGCCCGCGAGCGCTTCCATGAACTGGTGGTTGTTCGCCTGGAGCACGGCGACGCGATCACCGGGCTTCACGCCGAGATGGATCAGCGCGCGGGCGAGTGCGCTCACACGCTGGTCGAGCTCCCGGTAGGTGAGCCGCGCCTCGCCTTCGATCACCGCGATCCGCTCCGGATACCATCGCGCCGCGCGGTCGAGGTAGTACGCGTACGGGTGGATCATGGCAGGTACCTCCTCAGCGCGTGAGCTTGAGCGCTCTCAGGAAGTTCTCGCGGAGGAGCTTTCGCTTGATCGGGACCGGCAGGCCCAGCGTATCCACGTCCTCGCGGGCACGCTTGAAGGACACGAGCGGGTAGTCCGTCGCCCAGATCACCTTGTCCTGGCCCCAGCCCTTCACGTACTTGAGAAACTCGGGCGGCCAGAACTTCGCGGGGCGCGCGGAGGTCTCGACGTAGAGGTTCGGGTGCTTCCAGGCGAGCGTCATCATCTCCTCGTGCCAGGGCTGGCCGAGGTGGCAGCCGAGGATGACGAGCTCGGGAAAGGCGAGCGCCACCTCGTCGAGATAGATCGGCCGCCCGCACTCCGACGGCATCAGCGGGCCCGTGTGGCCGACCTGGATCGCGACGGCGGCGCCGAGCTCGGAGCACTTCATATACACGGGCCAGTAGCGCTTGTCGTTGGGCGGGAGCCCCGTGTAGTCGTCGCCGCCGTAGGCGTAGGGCTCCAGGCGCACGAGGCGGATGTTGAGGTCCTTCACCATCCGCTCGATCTCGCGCGCCACCTCCATGGGCTTCTTGCGCGGATCCACCGTGCCGGCGCCGATGAACCGGTCGGGGTGCTTCCGGACGATCTCGCCGACCGTCTCGTTCCGCATCACGTGGAAGTTGCCGTAGCCGAAGGCGGAGAAGACGGCGATGTCGACGTCGGCCTCGTCCATCTCGGCGAGCATGGTCTCGAGGCTCATGCCCTCGAGCATCCGGCGGTCCACCTTGTAGCGCTTGAAGATGTGGACGAACTCCGGGGGCCACTGCGTCGCCCCCTGAGGCGTCACCAGGGTCGCCCACGCGTCGATCGCGCCAATCCGCTCCATCGGCTCCTCCATGCTCAGGTGCTGGTCACGGCTCCACGTCCTGGGCGTCGATGACGTAGAGCTTCGAGTTCGGAGCCATCTCCTGCATCATGCGACCGGCCTCGCGGCCTTCCGGTGAGGCCGAAGCGCGGCGGAAGGCTTCCAGGTCCTCGTAGAACAGCGTCGCGACGCGGTAGTAGGTGGTGTCGGCGTGACCCAGCTTCACCGTCTTGCCGACGATGTACCGGGCCAGGC from Candidatus Rokuibacteriota bacterium carries:
- a CDS encoding TetR/AcrR family transcriptional regulator, with the protein product MGTAHRKVRERRARKSAIQAAAVRVFAEKGFSRATMEDIARQAEVSVGTIYLYYRSKEDLYVSLLFESMQRMSEAIEKIMASGFSPDRQLKRVWDYFYDYHARHSQSYRVLVFLQQPGLTAGISPKTLQEINVRAARNFSLVSHIVAAAIDKGIYRPHEPREVVDLLWSLFLGLVHLSETRKNLGVTISTLKDLHRKAFACFEEGVRAKRPTREQHD
- a CDS encoding enoyl-CoA hydratase-related protein; translated protein: MSVRFETRGHIAIVTIDRPEVRNAIDPATGEALADAWRQLRDRADLRVAVLTGAGSDAFCAGADLRSVGEFYRSLTSAERLARGEREPGLGGLTRNLDVWKPIIAAVNGYCLAGGFELALACDIRIASDTATFGLPEVSLGIMPGAGGTQRLARVAPLGWALEMILTGERITAAEAWRLGIVNRVVPPADLLDAAVTLAERICRNGPLAVQAAKQAVYRGLHLPMDEALRLEQLLAEPVRQSEDAQEGPRAFFQKRTPVFKGR
- a CDS encoding OB-fold domain-containing protein, with amino-acid sequence MADTPRPAPVPDAVTAPFWEGCAQGELRVQECRACRFRWLPGSVVCPHCWSDAVTWVASAGEGTVVTFAVYHRSYHPAFQPLVPYVVAVVELAEGPRLVSNVVGVAPERVRVGMPVRVEFQSAGDIALPVFRPVGEGD
- a CDS encoding thiolase family protein, yielding MPTSARIVGVGHTSLAPRLNRSAWALQAEAVRAAVADAGLRPQDVDGLITEPGYSQGVIEGITPHFLRLGAMLGLNPRYTSSEVLGGASCVAMVQRAAMAVAAGLCNVCVCVFGDAPSMARGTWSYGRGDGSAFGLFGAAGLHALAARRHMAVYGTRPEHLGEVAVTFRQHAGLTPHAQQRAPLPLGEYLESPYLVEPLRVLDCCLISDGAGAVVVTSAERARDLSRGGIRIAGFGQAHNLTGLAGADYLTTLPARESGPIAFGMAGITHDDVDIAQLYDCFTIVVLMQLEDYGFCAKGAAGAFVADGHLRLGGRLPTNTAGGLLSEGFGGGMFHVIEAVRQLRGECGARQVEEAEVALVSGHGLGMNTHATVILCRD
- a CDS encoding enoyl-CoA hydratase codes for the protein MQTVIVERSDGVATVRLNRPEKMNALNMALISELTGTFRELQRDDSVRAVVLTGNGPAFSAGGDFEAIHALAQAPPVESRRALLDGLEVLKALWALERPTVALVNGAAVGGGLSLALTCDFVLAVETATLSFPFVRLGIVPDLGALYTVPRLVGVRRAKELLMSGRAFTAREAADIGLITRAVAKDALESEGAALARELAQGATRALGATKTLLQRGLDLDFEQFLELEAHAQSLLWHTADHREGVAAFRERRAPRFIGR
- a CDS encoding acyl-CoA dehydrogenase family protein encodes the protein MEFAFTPEQLEFRRSVAAFCEREIVPIAGECDARGKFPLHLFKTLGRLGWLGVKFPTEWGGAGQGSVTYAILAEELGRASAGIALGFYVHVALALTAISVFGTHAQKERYLRPGIAGEKIGAWSFAEPGAGSDPGSITCRAEKTATGYRISGTKMFTTNGPFADFVVLTASTAPGQGVRGLSLFLVDRGLAGFTVGRRIETMGMRASQTAELSFDGCEVSADALLGEENRGAMTAMQTLTAGRITAAAYAVGTGRAALEATLAYVKQRQQFGQPIGKFQGVQWMLADMATALEAARLLTYQAAWLADAGLPHIKEASMAKLFATETATRLANDALQLHGGYGYVLESPIQRLYRDVKLFEIGEGTSQIHRNIIARQLGL
- a CDS encoding zinc-binding dehydrogenase, translated to MRAARFYAAKEPLRIEEVEAGLPGEGEVRVAVEACGICGTDLHIAIEGTIQLPKTPIVLGHEAAGVVAAVGPGVTRWKAGDRVTIFPTVACGACYACRQGREVLCPQAQVLGVNREGAFAESITLPASCLLPLPAEVSFPVGAIVADAVSTAYRAIVHRGQLKQGERVAIFGCGGLGFHGIKIAKLLGASQIIGVDVARGALRRAEEAGATQAIDASSGEVAKQIRALTAGEGVDLAVEFVGLKASVTEAMRSLKRGGRAVVAGVGGDRVELPPLRSFVGGELAVLASMGFDRAEVEAVIRLVAEGTLDLSSSVTDVIPLDAINEGFRRAFTKEGDPIRIVVRPGAPG
- a CDS encoding ABC transporter substrate-binding protein, with product MRSVPIVALGVAVLFAVLFAVAVTAPAQSRVPGVTDTEIVLGTSTPLSGPAAAWGNTARGMEAWAAHVNEQGGVHGRKIRLVIKDDGYVPGRAVANVTEMKDSVFAVVGLLGTAIVAAAKDVAIGAGVPLVAPFGNARIFTRETRERMQGVFVINTDYPPEGEFLATHALRQLKAKKLAVFYQNDEYGKGGLDGVRKAVAAVGGAQLVGEVAYELSDRALGTHALKLKESGAEVVILYPTTTHGALILKEMATHGYRPTVMASFTLADPLMFTLAGELWEGAYVNVAGQVGPLTAPEAMRAIEILTKYEPSLKGKEYAGLYGAVSMMLTVEGLKRAGRDVTREKFIAALETVKDFRAEGIGAAITFGPTRRHGLNAVMLMRAEKGKLVPVTGWQFFPPLY
- a CDS encoding enoyl-CoA hydratase-related protein, with the protein product MTFETITVEEADAVATLTLHRPEKLNALNVRMGEELCEALARLAKSANARVLVVTGAGRAFSAGGDIGSMDQVAGNTFSIDHSVRIYCEVARRLRELPLPVVAKLNGDAFGGSLGIVMACDLRLARDDARMGFVFTRVGLSGADAGVSYLLPRLVGVAKAVELLFLGETIGAAEAERIGLIHRAVPAAELDRTTEDIVRRLAAGPPLALQFTKRALYDGLTRDIASDFEYEAYVQALCFQSEDHREGLTAFRDKRAPVFRGR
- a CDS encoding PaaI family thioesterase — protein: MPAIPPHDARDFGGLVGIQALALGDGRSRCSLTIDGRHYNPNGVLHGGVTFTLTDVAMGSAVFSTLPKGERTTAMEVQVRFLRAVMGGTLTVEGEVVSRHERIAVTRADVRDDGGHLVATATGTFYIFPNSTSDAITSEERETQ
- a CDS encoding citrate/2-methylcitrate synthase, which codes for MKKARADSWQGYWTTKIGWAEAGKILVRGYRAEELIRNVSFAEAAYLVIRGELPTRAQAQALDAVLRSGLDQAFISSAVPPARFAASAAPEAPAAAIAAGVIAFGSVTGSPRECAEMLAAAHRERTKRRLSLAEAARRTVESYAKDKRRIPGLGHPVHKRVEPRAAALTEVAKTLGVWGKRAQLFDAVAREATRRFNHPLPANLAGVIAAVLLEIGFDPLEMVGLGVLSYLPALIAHTTEEIREGHPLRIIPPELGARYAGPAERPLPARHAKRRTGRA